A portion of the Actomonas aquatica genome contains these proteins:
- a CDS encoding polysaccharide biosynthesis/export family protein, whose amino-acid sequence MRTTHLFLLIAAFFASAVTQSLRAQDSGASTAISDDYILQPLDLLQVRVFQEEDMDRELRISRESVVSLPLIGRVNLKGLTIRAAEQKIEELYDRDYLVNPQVNIVVMEYARRTVNVLGSVGSPGEIEFPREEGLNLLDAISRAGGFTRLADRRKIRLTRKNDDGSQENFVINADDMIEGDSNEVWVLQTDDLIYVPERLL is encoded by the coding sequence ATGAGAACCACGCACCTTTTTCTGTTGATCGCCGCCTTTTTCGCCAGCGCCGTGACGCAGTCTTTGCGAGCCCAAGACTCCGGCGCATCCACGGCCATTTCTGACGACTACATCCTCCAGCCGCTCGATCTCCTGCAGGTCCGGGTCTTCCAAGAAGAGGACATGGATCGAGAGCTACGCATTTCCCGCGAGTCGGTTGTTTCCTTGCCGCTCATCGGACGGGTCAATCTGAAGGGACTCACCATTCGCGCCGCGGAGCAGAAGATCGAGGAGCTCTACGATCGGGATTACTTGGTCAATCCGCAGGTGAACATCGTCGTGATGGAATACGCACGGCGCACCGTCAATGTGCTCGGATCGGTGGGGTCTCCAGGTGAAATTGAATTTCCCCGCGAAGAAGGCCTGAACCTGCTCGATGCGATCTCGCGTGCGGGTGGCTTCACCCGTTTGGCAGATCGCCGAAAGATTCGTCTGACGCGGAAGAATGACGATGGTTCTCAAGAGAATTTCGTCATCAACGCCGATGATATGATCGAAGGTGATTCCAATGAAGTTTGGGTGCTCCAGACCGATGACCTTATTTATGTGCCCGAGCGACTGCTCTGA
- a CDS encoding GumC family protein has protein sequence MNLSDKENSPQGGDYGYGGYAGYGSGGYGEGEGTAHRSFQDYLLILRERIWYIIVVFLVVFSSVLVYTTSATRIYEATATVQLLRDDPKVMQVEAVVDTEIRGAEDLNTQVKLLESMNLIESVANRLTGDELTKFLAPYVDEDSEEPLLPHGILAENRKIVPQRLSLVIAIQYRHPDRVIAARVANYFTEEFINFNNRQRIEETLKAVDDLKLRADEQGRKVDELANELQSYREKNNMVSLDERRDIVTDRLKALGMNVTELSTELKQVEVRYDQLEERKDNLNELAELPFVASDPHIAALKQQIAAENIAIAELQERYRAKHPRMIEARRKLEQTNAELESAIRGMVRQIESQYDAAKRSLAEARKDLVEQETESLALSRAAVDYDKKEREYLINKELHNSIVSRMRETNLNAAMDNQNARVIDRAQPSKEGNFVSPNIVLNLGLGLIGGAGLGLGFAFFVAFIDDRVKSSFDIESVVGVPLVGIIPQIKKLDPVEKAQVVINNSDRQVAEAFLTLHSALRLKEEAKNAKCLLTTSTIPGEGKSFTTTNLALTFAAHGEKVCVVDCDLRKPNIHKTLQLENVKGVIDIVGGTADLDDVAVKDVFPGLDVITTGGRAKNPTHVLNSRNFEKMIEDLRKRYDRVFIDTPPLAAVSDAMIILPLVDGSLFTIFFNKVRRKAAQFAAKKLLESNVPLLGAVLNGLNLAVSGYYYAQYYDKSYKDYYVVMSKNDDTPERS, from the coding sequence ATGAATCTCTCTGACAAAGAAAACAGCCCGCAAGGTGGCGATTACGGTTACGGCGGTTATGCCGGCTATGGTTCGGGTGGCTACGGCGAGGGTGAAGGCACCGCGCATCGTTCCTTTCAGGACTACCTGCTGATTCTCCGCGAACGCATCTGGTATATCATCGTGGTGTTCCTCGTGGTGTTCTCGTCGGTGCTGGTTTACACGACCAGTGCGACGCGCATCTACGAGGCCACGGCAACGGTGCAGTTGCTGCGCGACGATCCCAAAGTGATGCAGGTTGAGGCGGTGGTTGATACTGAAATTCGTGGCGCGGAAGACCTCAACACGCAGGTCAAGCTCCTCGAGAGTATGAACCTGATCGAGAGTGTGGCGAATCGCCTCACCGGCGATGAGCTGACCAAGTTCCTAGCGCCCTACGTGGACGAAGACAGCGAAGAGCCTCTCTTGCCGCATGGCATTTTGGCCGAAAATCGGAAGATTGTGCCGCAGCGTCTCAGCCTCGTGATCGCGATCCAATACCGCCATCCGGACCGAGTGATTGCAGCCCGCGTGGCCAATTACTTCACCGAGGAGTTCATCAACTTCAACAATCGCCAACGCATCGAAGAGACGCTCAAGGCAGTGGACGACCTCAAGCTCCGGGCTGATGAGCAGGGACGAAAGGTCGATGAACTTGCCAACGAACTCCAAAGCTACCGCGAGAAAAACAACATGGTATCCTTGGACGAACGTCGGGATATCGTGACTGACCGTCTCAAGGCGCTGGGTATGAACGTGACCGAACTTTCGACCGAGTTGAAGCAGGTCGAGGTGCGCTACGACCAACTCGAAGAGCGCAAAGACAACCTCAACGAGTTGGCCGAGCTACCCTTTGTGGCCAGCGATCCGCATATCGCCGCGCTCAAGCAGCAAATCGCGGCGGAGAACATCGCGATCGCTGAGTTGCAGGAACGGTATCGGGCCAAACATCCGCGTATGATCGAAGCGCGTCGCAAGCTGGAGCAGACCAATGCCGAGCTCGAATCCGCGATCCGCGGTATGGTGCGACAGATCGAGTCCCAATACGACGCCGCCAAACGCAGCCTCGCCGAGGCCCGCAAGGACTTGGTGGAGCAGGAGACCGAGTCTCTGGCTCTGAGTCGCGCGGCGGTCGATTACGACAAGAAAGAGCGCGAATACCTGATCAACAAAGAGCTCCATAACAGCATCGTTTCGCGCATGCGGGAGACCAACCTCAACGCGGCGATGGACAACCAAAATGCCCGCGTGATCGATCGCGCCCAGCCGTCTAAAGAAGGCAATTTTGTATCTCCGAATATCGTGCTCAATCTCGGCCTCGGCCTGATCGGTGGCGCGGGTCTGGGTCTTGGCTTTGCCTTCTTCGTCGCGTTCATCGATGACCGTGTGAAGAGCTCCTTCGACATTGAGTCGGTGGTGGGCGTGCCGCTGGTCGGCATCATCCCGCAGATCAAGAAACTTGATCCGGTGGAGAAGGCCCAAGTGGTGATCAACAACTCTGATCGGCAGGTGGCCGAAGCGTTTCTGACACTTCACTCCGCGCTGCGGCTCAAGGAGGAGGCGAAGAACGCGAAGTGTCTGCTCACCACCAGCACGATTCCGGGTGAGGGTAAGTCCTTCACCACGACGAACCTGGCCCTCACCTTTGCAGCCCACGGCGAGAAAGTCTGCGTGGTCGATTGTGACCTTCGTAAGCCGAACATCCACAAGACTCTTCAGCTCGAAAACGTGAAGGGCGTCATTGATATCGTTGGCGGCACGGCCGACCTCGACGATGTGGCGGTGAAGGATGTCTTTCCGGGCTTGGACGTGATCACCACAGGTGGACGCGCCAAGAATCCGACTCATGTTCTCAACTCCCGTAACTTCGAGAAGATGATCGAAGACCTGCGCAAGCGCTATGACCGGGTCTTCATCGACACGCCGCCACTCGCCGCGGTGAGCGATGCGATGATCATTCTGCCGCTGGTGGATGGTTCGCTGTTCACGATCTTCTTCAACAAGGTGCGCCGCAAGGCCGCGCAGTTTGCCGCCAAGAAGCTCTTGGAGAGCAACGTGCCGCTGCTGGGAGCCGTGCTCAACGGCCTGAACTTGGCTGTCTCGGGTTACTACTACGCCCAGTATTACGACAAGTCCTACAAGGACTACTACGTGGTGATGTCGAAGAACGACGACACCCCGGAGCGCAGCTGA
- a CDS encoding L-threonylcarbamoyladenylate synthase → MNTRIVEPTPEIITLLAKHLHEGGLVAVPAETVYGLAAHGLDADACGRIFAAKQRPADDPLILHVATTPQARSLTRWNDAAEILAERFWPGPLTLVLPKDHAVPDIATSGLPSVAVRSPQHPVFRSLLETSGLPLAAPSANPFGYISPTTAAHVLQGLDGRIPYILDGGPCPIGIESTILDLRDPAAPKLLRPGAITAEDIAEVLGTPPLIGYQSPADRRLAPGLQHKHYSPRTPLVMVASPPAALAKDEAYVHFTPLAALDYPANNCRALSLDGNGEEAAQKLFATLRELDQAKLATIYIENPPPQLKWREAIFDRLSRAAVKSNAR, encoded by the coding sequence ATGAACACCCGGATCGTCGAGCCCACGCCAGAAATCATCACCCTGCTAGCCAAGCACTTGCATGAGGGTGGACTCGTGGCGGTGCCGGCTGAAACCGTTTACGGGTTGGCCGCTCACGGGCTCGATGCCGACGCCTGCGGCAGAATCTTCGCGGCCAAACAGCGCCCGGCCGACGATCCGCTGATCCTGCACGTCGCAACGACACCGCAGGCCCGGTCTCTGACGCGCTGGAATGACGCTGCTGAAATACTGGCCGAGCGCTTCTGGCCGGGTCCCCTCACCCTCGTGCTACCGAAGGACCATGCTGTGCCTGACATCGCCACCTCCGGCCTTCCCAGCGTAGCCGTCCGATCGCCGCAGCACCCGGTCTTTCGAAGCTTGCTGGAAACGTCTGGTCTTCCGTTGGCCGCCCCGAGCGCCAATCCATTCGGCTATATCAGTCCCACCACGGCTGCTCACGTGCTGCAGGGACTCGACGGCCGCATCCCCTACATCCTCGACGGTGGCCCCTGCCCCATCGGTATCGAGTCCACGATCCTCGATCTTCGTGACCCGGCCGCCCCCAAACTCCTCCGACCGGGCGCTATCACCGCCGAGGACATCGCCGAAGTGCTCGGCACTCCTCCGCTCATCGGATACCAGAGTCCGGCCGATCGACGACTAGCGCCGGGCTTACAACACAAGCACTACAGTCCTCGCACTCCGCTGGTGATGGTGGCGTCCCCTCCCGCGGCTCTGGCGAAGGATGAAGCCTACGTGCATTTCACTCCGTTAGCGGCGTTGGATTACCCAGCAAACAATTGCCGCGCGCTTTCCCTCGACGGAAACGGTGAAGAAGCTGCCCAGAAGCTGTTCGCCACGCTACGGGAGCTGGACCAAGCGAAACTGGCCACGATCTACATAGAAAACCCGCCACCTCAGTTGAAGTGGCGGGAAGCTATTTTCGACCGGCTCAGCCGGGCTGCGGTGAAATCGAACGCCCGCTAG
- the rpsR gene encoding 30S ribosomal protein S18: MSTSEETQRSITPEEIPFSTPQALNQYTTDTGKILPRKYTRLSAKQQRRITKTIKRARNLLFAQ, encoded by the coding sequence ATGAGCACGTCCGAAGAAACCCAGCGCAGCATCACTCCGGAGGAGATTCCGTTCTCCACCCCGCAGGCGCTCAACCAATACACCACCGACACGGGCAAAATCCTCCCGCGCAAATACACCCGTCTTTCGGCCAAGCAGCAGCGCCGTATCACCAAGACGATCAAGCGCGCCCGTAACCTGCTCTTCGCTCAGTAA
- the msrA gene encoding peptide-methionine (S)-S-oxide reductase MsrA, protein MIRRIALFLSFLVSLSFSQAAEPQKATLGAGCFWCVEAIYEQLPGVLDVVSGYAGGPEKNPTYKQVSAGRTGHAEVVQITFDPDQTSYRELIDYFWGTHDVTDPTGVWPDFGKQYRSIILPHNEAQLAEARASRNEARARFDKPVATEIVMLDTFYPAEDYHQDFVRLNPLHPYVKSIAFKKLDKLGLKRP, encoded by the coding sequence ATGATACGCCGCATTGCCCTTTTCCTCAGTTTTTTGGTTTCGCTCTCCTTTAGCCAAGCGGCGGAACCGCAAAAAGCCACGCTGGGCGCGGGTTGCTTCTGGTGCGTCGAGGCGATCTACGAGCAGTTACCGGGCGTGCTGGATGTCGTGTCAGGTTACGCCGGCGGTCCGGAAAAGAACCCCACCTACAAGCAGGTCAGTGCTGGCCGCACGGGACACGCCGAGGTGGTGCAGATCACCTTCGATCCGGACCAGACGAGCTACCGCGAACTCATCGACTACTTTTGGGGCACGCACGATGTCACCGATCCCACCGGGGTGTGGCCCGACTTCGGCAAACAGTATCGCAGCATCATTCTGCCCCACAACGAAGCCCAGTTGGCTGAAGCGCGAGCGTCGCGCAACGAGGCTCGCGCGCGTTTCGACAAACCGGTGGCGACCGAGATCGTGATGCTGGACACGTTCTATCCGGCCGAGGACTACCATCAGGACTTTGTGCGGCTGAATCCGCTCCATCCCTACGTGAAAAGCATCGCGTTTAAGAAGCTCGATAAGCTCGGGCTCAAACGCCCCTGA
- the lepB gene encoding signal peptidase I, producing MHPSSAAQLWRDRVRPYLQHQWRAWRGYVLFFCFVWVPLRSSVIDYSPVPTGSMNPTILEGDVVWVDKLAYDLRVPLTPWSLQHRADPKRGDIIVVLSPAAERTRLVKRVIGIPGDTLAMHGQQLYLNGEAVTYQAPGSDYGSMIAEELRPHAYFAEEHLPDRPEHAVMGLRIRVARQDWGPVTVPPGKLFLMGDSRDNSTDSRRFGFADRNDVLGQAKGVLLSWDINDTYLPRWQRWLEPLR from the coding sequence ATGCACCCTTCCTCCGCCGCTCAGCTCTGGCGCGATCGCGTCCGCCCCTACCTGCAGCACCAATGGCGCGCGTGGCGCGGCTACGTGCTGTTTTTCTGTTTCGTCTGGGTGCCGTTGCGCTCCTCGGTGATCGACTACAGTCCGGTGCCGACCGGCTCCATGAATCCGACCATCCTGGAAGGCGACGTGGTCTGGGTGGATAAACTCGCCTACGACCTCCGCGTCCCGCTCACCCCGTGGTCGTTGCAACACCGAGCTGATCCGAAGCGCGGCGACATCATCGTCGTGCTGTCGCCCGCCGCGGAACGCACTCGCTTGGTCAAACGCGTGATCGGCATCCCCGGCGACACCCTCGCGATGCACGGACAGCAACTCTACCTGAACGGCGAAGCTGTGACCTATCAAGCACCCGGCTCAGACTACGGCTCGATGATCGCCGAGGAATTGCGCCCTCACGCCTACTTTGCCGAAGAACACCTGCCCGACAGGCCCGAACACGCCGTCATGGGTCTGCGGATACGCGTCGCCCGTCAGGATTGGGGTCCCGTCACCGTGCCGCCCGGCAAACTGTTTCTCATGGGCGATTCCCGCGACAACAGCACCGATTCGCGTCGCTTTGGCTTTGCCGACCGCAACGACGTGCTGGGCCAAGCCAAGGGCGTGTTGCTGTCATGGGACATCAACGACACCTACCTGCCCCGCTGGCAGCGATGGCTGGAACCGCTGCGTTAG
- a CDS encoding flavodoxin family protein, translating to MGNVLVLYASATGNTAKMAEQVAAGARRIDGIEVRVRDVSAATLEDVQWCDGLALGAPTNMGTVPWEMKKFWDVTMQSAWADIDGRIGCAFATQGGWGGGAELTCQTLNTIMMNFGFLVFGVTDYVAQGFTLHYGATVAGEPRADREVEACQRLGQRLAEWVAVYRDGRQDQHPLTSGRTRFPWPRD from the coding sequence ATGGGAAACGTGCTCGTGCTTTACGCCTCCGCGACCGGTAACACCGCCAAGATGGCCGAACAGGTGGCGGCGGGGGCGCGTCGAATCGATGGGATCGAAGTGCGGGTGCGCGACGTTAGTGCTGCGACTCTGGAGGACGTGCAATGGTGCGACGGCCTCGCCCTCGGGGCGCCGACCAACATGGGCACGGTGCCCTGGGAGATGAAGAAGTTCTGGGATGTGACCATGCAGTCAGCCTGGGCCGACATCGACGGCCGCATCGGTTGTGCCTTCGCCACGCAGGGCGGTTGGGGTGGCGGCGCGGAACTGACCTGCCAGACGCTCAACACCATCATGATGAACTTCGGTTTCCTCGTCTTCGGCGTGACTGACTACGTGGCCCAAGGATTCACGCTGCACTACGGCGCCACGGTGGCGGGTGAACCGCGGGCGGACCGCGAAGTCGAAGCCTGTCAGCGGCTCGGCCAACGTCTGGCCGAGTGGGTGGCGGTGTATCGGGATGGTCGCCAGGACCAGCACCCGCTCACGTCGGGTCGGACTCGCTTTCCGTGGCCGCGGGATTAA
- a CDS encoding class I SAM-dependent methyltransferase — MESFAEIYSRPHIVRQFDFDRLEFAEGEFLRALMRHEGDPDLLDLGIGAGRTTRFLAPLCGTYTGIDIAPGMVTYCRKTFATAIDGKGWSIEVGDGANLSRWADESFDFVLFSFNGLDCLSLADRERCLREIQRVLRPGGMLMFSSHNLQAIPTTYHADQPELTASRWAGIQSRNPPWAELATQPEAMFWDGVYGDDEDVRHIYIRPAHQVRVLEKLGFANTRVLQGHDGAKVGAEELDHAVDFSLYYQTWKPALNPAATESESDPT, encoded by the coding sequence ATGGAGTCCTTTGCCGAGATCTACAGTCGTCCGCACATCGTGCGTCAGTTCGACTTCGACCGCCTCGAATTCGCCGAGGGAGAATTCCTCCGCGCCCTCATGCGCCACGAGGGCGACCCCGATCTGCTCGACTTGGGCATCGGCGCCGGCCGCACCACACGCTTCCTCGCCCCGCTGTGCGGCACCTACACCGGCATCGACATCGCACCGGGCATGGTAACCTATTGCCGCAAGACCTTCGCCACGGCGATCGACGGCAAGGGATGGAGCATCGAGGTCGGCGACGGGGCCAACCTCAGCCGGTGGGCAGACGAGTCGTTCGATTTTGTGCTCTTCAGTTTCAACGGTCTCGACTGCCTGTCGCTGGCCGATCGTGAGCGCTGTCTACGCGAGATCCAACGGGTGCTGCGCCCCGGCGGCATGCTGATGTTCTCCTCTCACAACCTGCAGGCGATCCCGACGACCTACCACGCCGACCAGCCTGAGCTGACCGCCAGCCGCTGGGCTGGCATCCAGTCGCGCAACCCGCCGTGGGCCGAGCTCGCCACTCAGCCCGAAGCGATGTTCTGGGATGGCGTCTACGGCGACGATGAAGACGTGCGCCACATCTACATCCGTCCCGCCCACCAGGTGCGGGTCTTGGAGAAGCTGGGCTTTGCCAACACCCGCGTGCTCCAGGGCCATGACGGCGCCAAGGTCGGAGCCGAGGAGCTCGATCACGCGGTCGATTTTTCGCTCTACTACCAGACGTGGAAACCCGCGCTTAATCCCGCGGCCACGGAAAGCGAGTCCGACCCGACGTGA
- a CDS encoding MFS transporter, translating into MPHTPSSPAKGDRLSFKENLGFGLGDMASNFFFQTFGIFLLYYYTDVFGIEPAAAAAMFFLTRLVDAFTDPAMGALADRTQTRWGKYRPYLLWMAIPYGICGYLIFANPSLEGASKLVYAYITYSAMMLIYTAINVPYCSLMGVLSPSSRARTVASNFRFVCAFGGGFLISLFVRPLVEGLGGGDEIRGFQLTMALFAVVSIVLFLITFATTRERVQPPVNQQHNLKEELVELFRNKPWIMLFYGAVASTTFLVMRDSVTIHYFKYVVGVSDEKYWWIFDQASLFLGAAKLSNVAGIICIGFFLRNFDKKPLAVTLCVVTALSVAAFYFIPADQFALMVVVNTIGTFVYGPTAAIIWSMYGDVAAYGEYKFGRRSTGLIHSASLFSLKTGSMIAGTLASALLAYFGFVANELQTERSILGITLMFSLIPAVFALIKAWAIWAYPLDAARMAEIETALAERKAAETSSA; encoded by the coding sequence ATGCCCCATACCCCCAGTTCGCCAGCGAAGGGCGATCGTCTGTCGTTTAAGGAAAACCTTGGCTTCGGCCTCGGCGACATGGCGTCGAACTTCTTCTTCCAGACCTTCGGCATCTTCCTGCTGTATTACTACACGGATGTGTTCGGGATCGAACCGGCGGCAGCGGCGGCCATGTTCTTCCTCACGCGGTTGGTCGATGCTTTCACGGATCCGGCGATGGGCGCGCTGGCTGATCGCACCCAGACACGTTGGGGGAAATACCGTCCCTACCTGCTGTGGATGGCTATCCCGTATGGAATATGTGGATACTTGATCTTTGCCAATCCGTCCCTCGAAGGCGCGAGCAAACTGGTTTATGCCTATATCACCTACTCGGCGATGATGCTCATCTACACGGCCATCAACGTGCCGTATTGCTCGCTCATGGGCGTATTGAGCCCGTCCTCGCGGGCCCGCACCGTCGCTTCAAACTTCCGTTTTGTCTGCGCGTTTGGCGGCGGGTTTCTCATCTCACTCTTTGTGCGTCCACTGGTGGAGGGTCTGGGCGGCGGCGATGAGATCCGTGGTTTTCAACTTACCATGGCGCTGTTTGCGGTGGTTTCCATCGTGCTGTTTTTGATCACTTTCGCCACGACGCGGGAGCGGGTGCAGCCGCCGGTTAACCAGCAACACAACCTTAAAGAGGAGTTGGTGGAGCTGTTCCGCAACAAGCCGTGGATCATGCTGTTTTACGGGGCGGTGGCTTCGACCACGTTTCTGGTCATGCGCGATTCCGTCACCATCCACTACTTCAAGTATGTGGTGGGCGTAAGCGACGAGAAGTATTGGTGGATCTTCGACCAAGCTTCGCTGTTTCTGGGCGCGGCCAAGCTTTCGAATGTGGCCGGGATCATCTGTATCGGATTCTTCCTGCGCAATTTTGATAAGAAGCCGCTCGCGGTGACGCTCTGTGTCGTCACGGCGCTGAGTGTGGCGGCCTTCTATTTCATTCCGGCCGATCAGTTCGCGCTGATGGTGGTGGTGAACACGATCGGCACCTTTGTCTACGGGCCTACGGCGGCGATCATTTGGTCGATGTATGGCGACGTGGCGGCGTATGGAGAATACAAGTTCGGCCGCCGGTCCACGGGGTTGATCCACTCGGCGTCACTCTTTTCGCTTAAGACCGGGAGCATGATTGCGGGCACCTTGGCCAGTGCGTTGCTCGCCTACTTTGGGTTCGTGGCCAACGAATTGCAGACCGAGCGCTCCATTCTCGGTATCACGCTCATGTTCTCGCTGATCCCGGCGGTATTCGCGCTGATCAAAGCGTGGGCGATTTGGGCGTATCCGCTCGATGCGGCGCGGATGGCGGAGATCGAGACGGCGCTGGCTGAGCGTAAGGCGGCGGAGACATCGTCGGCGTAA
- a CDS encoding YchJ family protein yields the protein MSDSSVVTPPTLTSADPCPCCSGKTYAECCEPLLKGLRPAATAEEMMRSRYTAHVVHDFPYLHRTYAETAGTPYTEEEYGNHIKWTKLEVHSHEPDVRPGISHVDFSAHFEERGQTGVMHEKSEFKLTDGHWIFTRPLREGPAPVVNTQKVGRNDPCPCGSGKKYKKCCGK from the coding sequence ATGAGCGATTCCTCCGTCGTCACACCTCCCACTCTCACGTCCGCCGACCCGTGCCCTTGCTGCTCGGGCAAGACCTATGCCGAATGCTGCGAGCCTCTGCTCAAGGGGCTGCGTCCAGCCGCCACGGCCGAGGAGATGATGCGCTCCCGCTACACCGCCCACGTCGTGCACGACTTCCCCTACCTGCACCGCACCTACGCCGAGACCGCCGGCACGCCCTACACCGAGGAGGAATACGGCAATCACATCAAGTGGACCAAGCTTGAGGTCCACAGCCACGAACCCGACGTGCGCCCCGGCATCTCCCATGTCGATTTCTCCGCCCACTTCGAAGAGCGCGGCCAGACCGGCGTGATGCACGAAAAGTCCGAGTTTAAGCTGACCGACGGCCACTGGATCTTCACTCGCCCGCTGCGCGAAGGTCCCGCTCCGGTGGTAAACACCCAGAAAGTCGGGCGCAACGACCCCTGCCCCTGCGGCTCCGGCAAAAAATACAAAAAGTGCTGCGGCAAATAA
- a CDS encoding sulfurtransferase, with protein sequence MLISTSALETRLSDSSVVIFDCRHDLGDPAAGRAMFDAGHIPGAQFAGVDTVLAGALTGSNGRHPLPSAEAFVAFLEQAGVTADTLVVGYDQVGGQYAARLWWMLRWIGHPQAAVLDGGWNRWTAEGRATSTDDRAATPGRVAAAVDDALWVDADMVAGGGGLVVDARAPERYRGEVEPIDPVAGHIPGAVNRFFKTNLRDDLTFRDPAELRAEWLALLDGREPSEVIHQCGSGISACANLLAMEVAGLTGSRLYVGSWSEWVADPLRPVGTIKG encoded by the coding sequence ATGCTCATCAGCACCTCAGCCTTGGAAACGCGTCTCTCCGATAGCTCAGTCGTGATTTTCGACTGTCGCCATGATCTCGGCGATCCGGCCGCGGGTCGGGCGATGTTTGATGCGGGCCACATTCCCGGGGCGCAGTTTGCCGGGGTCGACACCGTGCTGGCCGGAGCGCTTACGGGGTCCAATGGCCGGCATCCGTTGCCGTCGGCGGAGGCGTTTGTGGCGTTTTTGGAGCAGGCGGGGGTGACGGCCGATACGCTGGTGGTCGGTTACGACCAGGTAGGGGGGCAATACGCTGCCCGACTGTGGTGGATGCTGCGGTGGATCGGGCATCCGCAGGCGGCGGTGCTGGACGGCGGTTGGAACCGCTGGACGGCCGAGGGTCGTGCCACGTCGACGGACGATCGGGCTGCGACGCCCGGGCGGGTCGCCGCGGCCGTAGACGATGCTCTGTGGGTCGACGCCGACATGGTCGCGGGGGGCGGCGGGCTGGTAGTCGATGCGCGGGCGCCGGAGCGCTACCGCGGAGAGGTGGAGCCCATCGATCCGGTGGCGGGGCACATTCCCGGGGCGGTGAATCGTTTTTTTAAGACCAACCTGCGCGACGATCTGACCTTCCGTGATCCGGCGGAGCTGCGAGCGGAGTGGTTGGCGCTGCTCGACGGTCGCGAGCCGAGCGAGGTGATTCACCAATGCGGTTCGGGCATCTCGGCCTGCGCGAATCTGTTGGCCATGGAGGTGGCGGGGCTGACCGGCTCCCGGCTTTACGTGGGCTCGTGGAGCGAGTGGGTGGCGGATCCTTTGCGGCCCGTGGGCACGATCAAAGGTTGA